One Pseudomonas abieticivorans genomic region harbors:
- the fadB gene encoding fatty acid oxidation complex subunit alpha FadB encodes MIYEGKAITVTALESGIVELKFDLKGESVNKFNRLTLGELRQAIDTIKADGSIKGVIVTSGKDVFIVGADITEFVDNFKLPEAELVAGNLEANRIFSDFEDLAVPTVAAINGIALGGGLEMCLAADYRVMSATAKVGLPEVKLGIYPGFGGTVRLPRIIGADNAIEWIASGKENRAEEALKAGAVDAVVAPEKLREAALDLISRAISGEFDHKAKRQPKLDKLKLNAIEQMMAFETAKGFVAGQAGPNYPAPVEAIKTIQKAANFGREKALEIEAAGFVKMAKTAAAQSLVGLFLNDQELKRKAKAYDELAHDVKQAAVLGAGIMGGGIAYQSAVKGTPILMKDINEKGIEQGLAEASKLLGKRVEKGRLTPAKMAEALSAIRPTLSYGDFGSVDIVVEAVVENPKVKQAVLAEVESKVKDDAILASNTSTISISLLAKALKRPENFVGMHFFNPVHMMPLVEVIRGEKSSEVAVATTVAYAKKMGKNPIVVNDCPGFLVNRVLFPYFGGFAKLVSAGVDFVRVDKIMEKFGWPMGPAYLMDVVGIDTGHHGRDVMAEGFPDRMKDDRRSAVDVLYEADRLGQKNGKGFYAYEVDKKGKPKKVADASVLEVLKPIVYEQRELSDEDILNWMMIPLCLETVRCLEDGIVETAAEADMGLVYGIGFPPFRGGALRYIDSLGVAEFVALADQYADLGPLYHPTAKLREMAKNGQSFFG; translated from the coding sequence ATGATTTACGAAGGTAAAGCCATCACGGTTACGGCTCTTGAAAGTGGCATCGTCGAACTGAAGTTCGACCTCAAGGGTGAGTCCGTCAACAAATTCAACCGTCTGACCCTGGGCGAGCTGCGCCAGGCCATCGACACCATCAAAGCCGATGGCTCGATCAAGGGCGTAATCGTCACCAGCGGCAAGGACGTGTTCATCGTCGGCGCCGACATCACCGAATTTGTCGACAATTTCAAGCTGCCAGAAGCCGAGCTCGTGGCCGGTAACCTTGAAGCCAACCGCATCTTCAGCGACTTCGAAGACCTGGCCGTGCCTACCGTGGCGGCCATCAATGGCATCGCCCTGGGCGGCGGCCTGGAAATGTGCCTGGCGGCCGACTATCGCGTCATGTCCGCCACCGCCAAGGTCGGCCTGCCGGAAGTCAAGCTGGGCATCTACCCAGGCTTTGGCGGTACCGTGCGCCTGCCGCGCATCATCGGTGCGGACAATGCCATCGAGTGGATTGCCTCCGGCAAGGAAAACCGTGCCGAAGAGGCCCTCAAGGCCGGCGCCGTGGACGCCGTGGTCGCCCCTGAAAAGCTCAGGGAAGCAGCCCTGGACCTGATTTCGCGCGCCATCAGTGGCGAGTTCGATCACAAGGCCAAGCGCCAGCCGAAACTGGACAAGCTCAAGCTCAACGCCATCGAGCAAATGATGGCCTTCGAAACCGCCAAAGGCTTCGTTGCAGGCCAGGCCGGCCCGAACTACCCGGCCCCGGTCGAGGCGATCAAGACCATCCAGAAGGCCGCTAACTTCGGGCGCGAGAAGGCCCTGGAAATCGAGGCCGCAGGCTTCGTGAAAATGGCCAAGACTGCGGCCGCACAGAGCCTGGTCGGGCTGTTCCTGAATGACCAGGAGCTCAAGCGCAAGGCCAAGGCCTATGACGAACTGGCCCACGATGTGAAGCAGGCTGCGGTACTGGGCGCTGGCATCATGGGTGGCGGCATCGCCTATCAGTCGGCTGTCAAAGGCACGCCGATCCTGATGAAAGACATCAACGAGAAGGGCATCGAGCAAGGCCTGGCCGAAGCGTCCAAGCTGCTCGGCAAGCGCGTCGAGAAAGGCCGCCTGACCCCGGCGAAGATGGCCGAGGCACTCAGTGCCATTCGTCCGACGCTGTCCTACGGTGATTTCGGCAGCGTCGACATCGTCGTCGAAGCCGTGGTCGAAAACCCCAAGGTCAAGCAAGCGGTACTGGCCGAAGTGGAAAGCAAGGTCAAGGACGATGCGATCCTGGCCTCCAATACCTCGACCATTTCCATCAGCCTGCTGGCCAAGGCCCTCAAGCGCCCGGAAAACTTCGTCGGCATGCACTTCTTCAACCCGGTGCACATGATGCCGCTGGTGGAAGTGATCCGGGGCGAGAAGTCCAGCGAAGTCGCTGTGGCGACCACCGTGGCCTACGCCAAGAAAATGGGCAAGAACCCGATCGTGGTCAACGACTGCCCGGGCTTTTTGGTCAACCGCGTGCTGTTTCCCTACTTCGGCGGTTTCGCCAAGCTGGTCAGCGCCGGCGTTGACTTCGTGCGCGTCGACAAGATCATGGAGAAGTTCGGCTGGCCCATGGGCCCGGCTTACCTGATGGACGTGGTCGGCATCGACACCGGCCACCATGGCCGCGACGTGATGGCCGAAGGCTTCCCGGACCGCATGAAGGATGACCGCCGTTCGGCCGTCGACGTGCTGTACGAAGCTGATCGCCTGGGCCAGAAGAACGGCAAGGGCTTCTACGCCTACGAAGTAGACAAAAAGGGCAAGCCCAAGAAGGTCGCTGACGCGTCGGTGCTCGAAGTGCTCAAGCCGATCGTCTACGAGCAGCGCGAGCTGAGCGACGAGGACATCCTCAACTGGATGATGATCCCGCTGTGCCTGGAAACCGTGCGTTGCCTGGAAGACGGTATCGTCGAAACCGCCGCCGAGGCCGACATGGGCCTGGTCTACGGCATCGGTTTCCCTCCGTTCCGTGGCGGTGCGCTGCGTTATATCGATTCCCTGGGCGTCGCCGAGTTCGTTGCACTGGCCGACCAGTACGCCGATCTGGGTCCGCTGTACCACCCCACCGCGAAGCTGCGCGAGATGGCCAAGAACGGCCAGAGCTTCTTCGGTTAA
- the topA gene encoding type I DNA topoisomerase, with translation MGKSLVIVESPAKAKTINKYLGNQYVVKSSIGHIRDLPTSGSASASKEPVKRGKAAAAEAPALSPKEKARKQLVARMGVDPEHGWKAKYEILPGKEKVIEELRRLAKDADTIYLATDLDREGEAIAWHLREAIGGDDSRYKRVVFNEITKKAIQEAFSQPGELDIARVNAQQARRFLDRVVGYMVSPLLWAKIARGLSAGRVQSVAVKLVVEREREIRAFNPEEYWEIHADLGTAKSAKVRFEVAREKGEAFKPLNETQAMAALEKLKASSYSIVKREDKPTSSKPSAPYITSTLQQAASNRLGYGVKKTMMMAQRLYEAGYITYMRTDSTNLSTDAVEMARAYIESEFGKKYLPEKPLVYSSKEGAQEAHEAIRPSDVNTHPSKLSGMERDAERLYELIWRQFLACQMPPAQYLSTTVTVAAGDFELRAKGRILKFDGYTRVMPQMAKPGDDDVLPEMDQGEVLKLIELDPTQHFTKPPARYSEASLVKEMEKRGIGRPSTYAAIISTIQDRGYVALHNRRFYSEKMGDIVTERLSESFSNLMDYGFTAGMEENLDDVAQGERDWKSVLDEFYGDFKGKLEVASAADSGMRANLPTPTNIACRECGRPMMIRTASTGVFLGCSGYALPPKERCKATINLVPGDEIAADDEGESESRVLLGKHRCPICATAMDAYLLDEKRKLHICGNNPDCTGYEIEEGNYRIKGYEGPSLECDKCGSEMQLKTGRFGKFFGCTNPECKNTRKLLKSGEAAPPKMDAVKMPELKCEKVNDTYVLRDGASGLFLAASQFPKNRETRAPLVIEIVPHKDEIDPKYHFLCEAPKKDPDGLPAVIRYSRKTKEQYVQTEIDGKPTGWRAFYDGGSWKVEDKRTKDVKEAKVAKEKA, from the coding sequence ATGGGCAAATCGCTGGTCATTGTGGAATCCCCGGCTAAGGCCAAGACCATCAACAAGTATCTGGGCAACCAATACGTGGTGAAGTCGAGTATCGGCCATATCCGAGACCTGCCCACCAGCGGTTCGGCTAGCGCCAGCAAAGAACCGGTCAAGCGGGGCAAAGCCGCGGCCGCCGAGGCGCCTGCCTTGTCGCCCAAGGAAAAAGCCCGCAAGCAATTGGTGGCGCGAATGGGTGTGGACCCCGAGCACGGCTGGAAAGCCAAGTACGAGATCCTTCCCGGCAAGGAGAAGGTGATCGAGGAGCTGCGCCGGCTCGCCAAGGATGCTGACACCATCTATCTCGCAACCGACTTGGACCGCGAGGGGGAAGCCATTGCCTGGCACCTGCGCGAAGCAATCGGTGGGGATGACAGCCGCTACAAGCGCGTGGTGTTCAACGAAATTACCAAGAAAGCCATCCAGGAAGCGTTCTCGCAGCCTGGCGAATTGGACATCGCCCGGGTCAACGCCCAGCAGGCGCGGCGTTTCCTGGATCGCGTGGTGGGCTACATGGTTTCGCCACTGCTGTGGGCCAAGATCGCCCGTGGCCTGTCGGCTGGCCGCGTGCAATCGGTGGCCGTGAAGCTGGTAGTGGAGCGTGAGCGCGAGATCCGTGCGTTCAACCCGGAAGAGTACTGGGAAATCCACGCCGACCTTGGCACTGCCAAGAGCGCCAAAGTGCGTTTCGAAGTGGCTCGCGAAAAGGGTGAAGCCTTCAAGCCGTTGAACGAAACCCAGGCCATGGCCGCCCTGGAAAAGCTCAAGGCGTCCAGCTACAGCATCGTCAAGCGTGAAGACAAACCGACCAGCAGCAAGCCGTCGGCGCCTTACATCACCTCGACCCTGCAGCAGGCGGCAAGCAACCGCCTGGGCTATGGCGTTAAAAAGACCATGATGATGGCCCAGCGTCTGTACGAAGCCGGCTACATCACCTACATGCGTACCGACTCCACCAACCTGTCGACCGATGCCGTGGAAATGGCGCGCGCCTACATCGAGAGCGAGTTCGGCAAGAAGTACCTGCCTGAGAAGCCGCTGGTTTACAGCAGCAAGGAAGGCGCCCAGGAGGCGCACGAAGCAATTCGCCCCTCCGACGTGAATACCCACCCGAGCAAGCTGTCGGGCATGGAACGCGATGCTGAGCGCCTGTACGAGCTGATCTGGCGCCAGTTCCTGGCCTGCCAGATGCCACCGGCGCAATACCTGTCGACGACCGTGACCGTGGCCGCCGGCGACTTCGAGCTGCGCGCCAAGGGCCGTATCCTCAAGTTCGACGGTTACACCCGGGTGATGCCGCAGATGGCCAAACCGGGCGATGACGACGTATTGCCGGAAATGGACCAGGGCGAAGTCCTCAAGCTGATCGAGCTGGACCCCACCCAACACTTCACCAAGCCGCCAGCGCGTTACTCCGAAGCCAGCCTGGTCAAGGAAATGGAAAAACGTGGCATCGGTCGTCCATCGACCTACGCCGCCATCATTTCCACTATCCAGGACCGCGGCTACGTGGCGCTGCACAACCGTCGCTTCTACTCCGAGAAGATGGGCGACATCGTCACCGAACGCCTCAGCGAGAGCTTCTCCAACCTCATGGACTACGGCTTCACCGCCGGCATGGAAGAGAACCTCGACGACGTGGCCCAGGGCGAGCGTGACTGGAAGAGCGTGCTGGACGAGTTCTACGGCGACTTCAAGGGCAAGCTGGAAGTGGCCAGTGCCGCCGACAGCGGCATGCGCGCCAACCTGCCGACGCCAACCAACATTGCCTGCCGCGAGTGCGGCCGGCCAATGATGATCCGTACCGCGTCCACCGGCGTGTTCCTCGGCTGCTCGGGCTATGCCCTGCCGCCCAAGGAGCGTTGCAAGGCCACTATCAACCTGGTGCCAGGTGATGAGATCGCCGCCGATGACGAGGGCGAGTCCGAGTCGCGAGTACTGCTGGGCAAGCACCGCTGCCCGATCTGCGCCACGGCCATGGATGCCTACCTGCTGGATGAGAAGCGCAAGCTGCACATCTGCGGTAACAACCCTGACTGCACCGGCTACGAGATCGAAGAAGGCAACTATCGCATCAAGGGCTATGAAGGCCCGAGCCTGGAATGCGACAAGTGCGGCAGCGAGATGCAACTGAAAACCGGCCGTTTCGGCAAGTTCTTCGGCTGCACCAACCCGGAATGCAAAAACACCCGCAAACTGCTGAAAAGCGGTGAGGCAGCGCCACCGAAGATGGACGCGGTGAAAATGCCGGAACTCAAGTGCGAGAAGGTCAACGACACCTACGTGCTGCGTGACGGTGCATCGGGCTTGTTCCTGGCCGCCAGCCAGTTTCCGAAAAACCGCGAGACCCGTGCACCGCTGGTGATCGAGATCGTGCCGCACAAGGACGAGATCGATCCCAAGTACCACTTCCTGTGCGAAGCGCCGAAGAAGGACCCGGACGGCTTGCCGGCCGTTATCCGCTACAGCCGCAAGACCAAGGAGCAGTACGTGCAGACCGAGATCGACGGCAAGCCGACCGGCTGGCGCGCGTTCTACGACGGTGGTAGCTGGAAAGTCGAAGACAAGCGCACCAAGGACGTCAAGGAAGCCAAGGTCGCCAAAGAAAAAGCCTAA
- the lexA gene encoding transcriptional repressor LexA produces MLKLTPRQAEILAFIKRCLDDNGFPPTRAEIAQELGFKSPNAAEEHLKALARKGAIEMTPGASRGIRIPGFEAKADESTLPIIGRVAAGAPILAQQHIEESCNINPTFFHPRADYLLRVHGMSMKDVGIFDGDLLAVHTTREARNGQIVVARIGDEVTVKRFKRDGSKVWLIAENPDFAPIEVNLKDQDLVIEGLSVGVIRR; encoded by the coding sequence ATGCTAAAACTGACGCCACGCCAAGCAGAGATTCTGGCCTTCATCAAACGCTGCCTCGACGACAACGGCTTCCCCCCTACCCGGGCGGAAATTGCCCAGGAGCTGGGCTTCAAGTCGCCGAACGCGGCGGAAGAGCACCTCAAGGCCCTGGCGCGCAAAGGCGCCATCGAGATGACCCCGGGCGCATCGCGCGGCATTCGCATCCCAGGCTTCGAGGCCAAGGCCGACGAGTCCACCCTGCCGATCATTGGCCGGGTCGCTGCCGGCGCGCCGATCCTGGCCCAGCAGCACATCGAAGAGTCGTGCAACATCAACCCGACCTTCTTCCACCCACGGGCTGACTACCTGCTGCGGGTTCACGGCATGAGCATGAAAGACGTCGGCATATTCGACGGCGACCTGCTGGCCGTGCACACCACCCGCGAGGCCCGCAACGGCCAGATCGTGGTGGCGCGCATTGGTGACGAGGTGACGGTCAAGCGCTTCAAGCGCGATGGCAGCAAGGTCTGGCTGATCGCCGAGAACCCGGATTTCGCGCCGATCGAGGTCAACCTCAAGGATCAGGATCTGGTGATCGAAGGTTTGAGCGTCGGCGTCATTCGCCGATAA
- a CDS encoding universal stress protein, which produces MPYHHILVAVDLTEECDPVIHRARELSVSNEAKLSLIHIVEPIAMAFGGDVPMDLSQLQQQQLDQAKERLERLIAKYPELSKDNCHLTYGQPKQEIHGLAKDQGCDLVVVGSHARHGLALLLGSTSNDVLHGAPCDVLAVRLKKVEN; this is translated from the coding sequence ATGCCCTACCACCATATTCTGGTCGCCGTGGACCTAACAGAAGAATGCGACCCGGTGATCCACCGTGCTCGCGAACTGTCAGTCAGTAATGAAGCCAAGCTGTCCCTGATCCACATCGTCGAACCCATCGCCATGGCGTTTGGCGGCGACGTGCCGATGGACCTCTCGCAACTGCAGCAACAACAACTGGACCAAGCCAAGGAACGCCTTGAGCGCCTGATCGCCAAATACCCTGAGCTGAGCAAAGACAACTGCCACCTGACCTACGGCCAGCCCAAGCAGGAAATCCATGGCCTGGCCAAGGATCAGGGTTGCGATCTGGTAGTGGTCGGCAGCCATGCCCGCCACGGCCTGGCCCTGCTGCTGGGCTCCACCTCCAACGACGTGCTGCATGGCGCGCCATGTGACGTGCTGGCCGTGCGCCTGAAAAAGGTCGAAAACTAA
- a CDS encoding DUF6586 family protein, translated as MAHELYTRTNQKIYFAGLALEAMGKAQEGRAMNAQALEQAERESSLFHLYGAVLGLCHEIAGFYRLPQANSPRAETFLVPEILASIAIPEMAELVELAQNRETWLARLLAEHAALFQPPRAPKKPKGDVTLPLIQAVSLDEEPAPELTREEMEGWRKELKSLAIRYRDGLSEC; from the coding sequence ATGGCCCACGAACTCTATACCCGTACCAATCAGAAAATTTACTTTGCTGGCCTGGCGCTGGAAGCCATGGGCAAAGCCCAGGAGGGGCGCGCGATGAACGCCCAGGCGCTGGAGCAGGCCGAGCGCGAATCGTCGCTGTTCCACCTGTACGGCGCGGTGCTGGGGTTGTGCCATGAGATTGCCGGCTTCTATCGGCTGCCGCAGGCCAATTCTCCACGGGCCGAAACGTTCCTGGTGCCGGAAATTCTGGCCAGCATCGCCATCCCTGAAATGGCGGAACTGGTGGAGCTGGCACAAAACCGTGAAACCTGGCTGGCGCGACTGCTGGCTGAGCACGCGGCCCTGTTCCAGCCGCCACGGGCGCCGAAAAAGCCAAAAGGTGACGTGACATTGCCCTTGATCCAAGCCGTGAGCCTGGACGAAGAGCCCGCGCCGGAATTGACCCGTGAAGAAATGGAAGGCTGGCGCAAAGAATTGAAGAGCCTGGCCATTCGCTACCGCGACGGCCTCAGTGAGTGCTGA
- the fadA gene encoding acetyl-CoA C-acyltransferase FadA, with translation MSLNPRDVVIVDFGRTPMGRSKGGMHRNTRAEDMSAHLISKLLERNVKVDPKEVEDVIWGCVNQTLEQGWNIARMASLMTQIPHTAAGQTVSRLCGSSMSALHTAAQAIMTGNGDVFVVGGVEHMGHVSMMHGVDPNPHMSLYAAKASGMMGLTAEMLGKMHGITREAQDAFGLRSHQLAHKATLEGKFKDEIIPMQGYDENGFLKMFDYDETIRPDTTLESLAALKPAFNPKGGTVTAGTSSQITDGASCMIVMSAQRAQDLGIQPLAVIRSMAVAGVDPAIMGYGPVPATQKALKRAGLSIGDIDFFELNEAFAAQALPVLKDLKVLDKMNEKVNLHGGAIALGHPFGCSGARISGTLLNVMKQNNGTLGVSTMCIGLGQGITTVFERV, from the coding sequence ATGAGCTTGAATCCGAGAGATGTGGTGATTGTCGACTTCGGTCGCACGCCAATGGGCCGCTCCAAGGGCGGCATGCACCGCAACACTCGCGCCGAAGACATGTCGGCGCACCTGATCAGCAAATTGCTGGAACGCAACGTCAAGGTCGACCCCAAGGAGGTCGAGGACGTGATCTGGGGCTGTGTCAACCAGACCCTGGAACAAGGCTGGAACATCGCGCGCATGGCCTCGCTGATGACCCAGATCCCGCACACCGCAGCCGGGCAGACCGTCAGCCGCCTGTGTGGCTCGTCCATGAGCGCCCTGCACACCGCGGCGCAAGCGATCATGACCGGTAACGGTGACGTGTTCGTGGTCGGCGGCGTGGAGCACATGGGCCACGTGAGCATGATGCACGGCGTGGACCCTAACCCGCACATGTCACTGTACGCGGCAAAAGCCTCGGGCATGATGGGCCTGACTGCCGAAATGCTCGGCAAGATGCACGGCATTACCCGTGAAGCCCAGGATGCATTCGGCTTGCGCTCGCACCAGCTCGCCCACAAGGCAACCCTGGAAGGCAAGTTCAAGGACGAAATCATCCCGATGCAGGGTTATGACGAGAACGGCTTCCTGAAAATGTTCGACTACGACGAGACCATTCGTCCGGACACTACCCTGGAAAGCCTGGCGGCCCTCAAGCCGGCGTTTAACCCAAAAGGTGGTACTGTCACGGCGGGTACCTCGTCGCAGATCACTGACGGCGCCTCGTGCATGATCGTGATGTCGGCGCAGCGCGCCCAAGACCTCGGCATCCAGCCATTGGCGGTTATCCGCTCCATGGCGGTGGCCGGTGTGGACCCGGCGATCATGGGCTATGGTCCAGTACCGGCCACGCAAAAAGCCTTGAAGCGTGCAGGCCTTTCGATCGGCGATATCGACTTCTTCGAGCTCAACGAAGCCTTCGCTGCACAGGCCCTGCCAGTGCTCAAGGATCTGAAAGTGCTCGACAAGATGAACGAGAAGGTTAACCTGCACGGCGGCGCCATTGCGCTGGGTCATCCTTTCGGCTGTTCGGGTGCGCGTATTTCCGGCACCTTGCTGAACGTGATGAAACAGAACAACGGCACTCTCGGGGTGTCCACCATGTGTATTGGCCTTGGCCAGGGCATCACCACCGTCTTCGAACGCGTCTAA
- a CDS encoding DUF1653 domain-containing protein has protein sequence MQLQPGLYRHYKGPQYRVFGVARHSETEEEVVFYQALYGEFGLWVRPLRMFLESVEVDGERVPRFALVEAQPSLFSGDGESAV, from the coding sequence ATGCAGTTACAGCCAGGGCTCTACCGGCACTACAAAGGGCCCCAATACCGCGTCTTTGGCGTTGCCCGCCATTCCGAAACCGAGGAAGAAGTGGTGTTTTACCAGGCGCTGTATGGCGAATTCGGGCTGTGGGTACGGCCTTTGCGCATGTTCCTGGAGTCCGTCGAGGTTGACGGCGAGCGCGTGCCGCGCTTTGCTTTGGTCGAGGCCCAGCCAAGCCTGTTTTCAGGCGACGGCGAGAGTGCCGTGTGA
- the nagZ gene encoding beta-N-acetylhexosaminidase, producing MSSSLQGSLMVDIAGTWLTAEDRHLLRQPEVAGLIIFARNIESPRQVRELTASIRAVRPDLILAVDQEGGRVQRLRQGFVRLPAMRALADNPNAEYLAEQCGWVMATEVLAVGLDLSFAPVLELDHQRSAVVGSRAFEGDPERVTALAGAFIRGMNAAGMAACGKHFPGHGWAEADSHVAIPTDERSLEQIRALDLVPFARLSGQLAAVMPAHVIYPQIDSQPAGFSRRWLQDILRGELKFDGVIFSDDLSMAGAHVVGDAASRIEAALSAGCDMGLVCNDRAAAELALSAAQRLQVKPSPRIARMRGQAYSNVEYRQDPRWLSALGALREAQLID from the coding sequence ATGAGTTCCAGCCTTCAAGGCTCGTTGATGGTCGATATCGCCGGTACCTGGCTGACCGCCGAGGACCGTCACCTGCTGCGCCAGCCGGAAGTGGCTGGCCTGATCATTTTTGCCCGCAACATCGAGAGCCCGCGCCAGGTGCGCGAACTGACCGCCTCGATCCGTGCAGTGCGCCCGGACCTGATCCTGGCCGTTGACCAGGAAGGCGGGCGGGTGCAGCGACTGCGCCAAGGGTTCGTGCGCCTGCCGGCGATGCGCGCCCTGGCCGACAACCCGAATGCAGAATATTTGGCCGAGCAATGTGGCTGGGTGATGGCCACCGAAGTGCTCGCGGTGGGCCTGGACCTGAGCTTCGCCCCGGTGCTGGAACTGGATCACCAGCGCAGCGCCGTGGTGGGCAGCCGGGCCTTCGAGGGTGATCCCGAGCGTGTCACGGCACTGGCGGGCGCCTTTATCCGCGGCATGAACGCCGCCGGCATGGCCGCTTGCGGCAAGCACTTCCCTGGCCATGGCTGGGCTGAAGCGGACTCCCACGTGGCCATTCCCACCGATGAGCGCAGCCTTGAACAGATTCGTGCCCTGGACCTGGTGCCCTTTGCGCGCTTGAGCGGGCAACTGGCCGCGGTGATGCCGGCCCATGTCATCTACCCGCAAATCGACAGCCAGCCGGCCGGGTTTTCCCGGCGTTGGCTGCAGGATATCCTGCGCGGCGAATTGAAGTTCGACGGCGTTATTTTCAGTGATGACTTGTCCATGGCCGGTGCACACGTGGTGGGCGATGCCGCCAGTCGTATCGAGGCCGCGCTGTCGGCCGGTTGCGACATGGGCCTGGTGTGCAACGATCGCGCCGCGGCCGAGCTTGCCCTAAGCGCCGCGCAGCGCTTGCAGGTCAAGCCCTCGCCACGCATCGCGCGCATGCGCGGGCAGGCCTACAGCAACGTCGAATACCGTCAGGACCCACGCTGGCTCAGCGCCTTGGGTGCCTTGCGCGAAGCCCAGCTGATTGATTGA
- a CDS encoding S-methyl-5'-thioinosine phosphorylase: protein MTVYAIIGGTGLTQLEGLSIRQALPMNTPYGATSADILQGEFAGREVLFLARHGHPHRVPPHRVNYRANLWALKQAGATSILAVNAVGGIHSAMGTGHFCVPHQLIDYTSGRDHTFFADDLEHVTHIDFSYPYTESLRGQLIAALVAEGVAHSGEGVYACTQGPRLETAAEIVRLERDGCDIVGMTGMPEAALARELELDYACLALVVNPAAGKATAVITMVEIEAALHQGMGKVKATLARVLAG, encoded by the coding sequence ATGACGGTTTACGCGATTATCGGCGGCACCGGGCTGACCCAGCTCGAAGGCTTGAGCATTCGTCAGGCACTGCCCATGAACACGCCCTACGGGGCGACTTCGGCAGACATCCTGCAGGGCGAGTTTGCCGGGCGTGAGGTGCTCTTTTTGGCCCGTCACGGCCACCCACACCGGGTGCCACCGCATCGGGTGAACTACCGGGCCAACCTGTGGGCGCTGAAGCAGGCCGGCGCCACTTCGATTCTGGCGGTGAATGCGGTCGGTGGCATCCACTCGGCCATGGGTACCGGGCATTTTTGCGTGCCGCACCAGCTGATCGACTACACCAGTGGGCGCGATCACACCTTTTTCGCCGACGACCTGGAGCATGTCACCCACATTGATTTCAGCTACCCCTACACCGAAAGCCTGCGCGGGCAACTGATTGCCGCGCTGGTGGCCGAGGGTGTTGCCCATAGCGGCGAAGGCGTTTACGCCTGCACCCAGGGGCCGCGGCTGGAGACGGCGGCCGAAATCGTGCGCCTGGAGCGTGATGGTTGCGACATCGTCGGCATGACCGGCATGCCCGAGGCGGCCTTGGCGCGCGAGCTGGAGTTGGATTACGCCTGCCTGGCGCTGGTGGTGAACCCGGCGGCGGGCAAGGCAACGGCGGTGATTACCATGGTCGAGATCGAGGCGGCGTTGCATCAGGGGATGGGCAAAGTGAAGGCGACGTTGGCCAGGGTTTTAGCCGGCTGA
- the sulA gene encoding SOS-induced cell division inhibitor SulA codes for MQFPLSQQYAPQQAQLSLFEAFMAQPSAPLFVKEAVDSSWGGNEPDAFSELSLRGAAGNCLSLLAPMLRELSEELDNRWLTLIAPPASLTQAWLRDAGLNRERILLLQPTGAQSALQLTCEALRLGRSHTVVSWLNPLGASARQQLIAAARKGDAQSLNIRMG; via the coding sequence ATGCAGTTTCCCCTTTCGCAACAGTACGCCCCACAACAAGCCCAGCTGTCGTTGTTCGAGGCCTTCATGGCTCAGCCAAGCGCGCCTCTGTTCGTCAAGGAAGCGGTGGATTCATCCTGGGGCGGCAATGAACCCGACGCCTTCAGTGAACTGTCCCTGCGCGGCGCCGCCGGAAACTGCCTGAGCCTGCTGGCCCCCATGCTGCGCGAGTTGAGCGAAGAGCTGGATAACCGCTGGCTCACCCTGATCGCCCCGCCTGCCAGCCTGACCCAGGCATGGCTACGTGACGCCGGCCTGAACCGCGAACGCATCCTGTTGTTACAACCCACCGGCGCTCAAAGCGCCCTGCAACTGACCTGTGAAGCTTTGCGCCTAGGCCGCAGCCACACCGTGGTGAGTTGGCTGAACCCGCTGGGGGCCAGCGCGCGGCAACAGTTGATCGCCGCAGCCCGCAAAGGGGATGCACAGAGTTTGAATATCAGGATGGGGTGA